The following proteins come from a genomic window of Alosa sapidissima isolate fAloSap1 chromosome 20, fAloSap1.pri, whole genome shotgun sequence:
- the kdrl gene encoding vascular endothelial growth factor receptor kdr-like, which translates to MTPIGCAKRSFVLLPCLISLIGLVEGVRELHLMSGNHQHVHHVGDSLTLVCRGSRRLNWTLPGRDLLSEGVRVEDCSQRKQHCKRLLLHNLTYNDTGYYECSSPRHAKSIYVFVEDHAQPFMEPFINSPQVLFSYRHDKSVLIPCRTTSPDFNVTLETAPPISEDLKTKVKWDPKEGFTLPYKTMWDSYFMLTCSTTVSGRTYTSKYIIQRLTKVLKNVKIIRPHRDEPVERLVGEKLVLNCSGETKSSGRIIFKWQHPNGTLMSGKNFGPEGYEINRIMTSVLTLPSITMQDTGNYTCIAEVENQKNSTAEVIVYKHPFLKLEHQGPQTNTVQEFNKVMFEPFVHTYPKPKEVEVIWYKNNVRIPKNATCYHMSRRKLIIKEVKWEHTGLYTVEVKNAASGLTRSLNYSLVVEVKPVILEEGVMTKEPRSITQGQPQHLTCTAFGYPMPEVTWFWQPCDPNPDFQECRLLSEPLAVRVQMEEDYPHNWVEMIDSKSAELKGVNKTISTLVVAAANVSGVYSCEAINKVGKHKMDTIFYVNDGSESLEISPDTAIEGSDVTLTCRATRYLYSNAHWYDAFNRTILGIEEQNRLYTSVSIMVQNVSRNFTEEYHCRALNLFTGKEIQKSAALVINERKIPSLRQNLTEQDVNSSSTLMLTCLAQGVPQPNITWYRNDLPVVEGQGVSLMAEGVLVIQRVKKEDEGMYECRATNDMGVVASSAFVRVVGDEGKANIEVIVLVCTGAAATFLWIMLILFIRKLRKPSPADIKAGYLSIIMDPDHMPLDEQCDRLPYDSNKWEFPRDRLRLGKTLGHGAFGKVVEASAFGIDKLSTCKTVAVKMLKGGATNNEWKALMSELKILIHIGHHLNVVNLLGACTKPGGPLMIIVEFCKYGNLSNYLRSKRADFVVYKSQDGKALPSGSGCDLSELIKRRLESVASTGSSASSGFIEDKSYCDSEEEEEESEDLYKRVLTMEDLICYSFQVAKGMEFLASRKCIHRDLAARNILLSENNVVKICDFGLARDVYKDPDYVRKGDARLPLKWMAPEAIFDKIYTTQSDVWSFGVLMWEIFSLGASPYPGVQIDEEFCCRLKEGTRMKAPEYSSSEIYQTMLDCWQGNPVERPTFTELVETLGDLLQASVQQEGKHYIPINTALLTKEAKPSSPAPTEESSSRPLSQRDSGTWNIKIRPASVKTFDEVTMENGTNDIHEGGQSDSGMGLSSDSMKTLKRLESLARPLSIMALAMKTVSKSKESVLTEGDREMYQAPVPSLDFSLEDSSLDPELERHSPPPDYNSVVRYSTPPV; encoded by the exons ATGACCCCCATCGGCTGCGCCAAACGGTCATTCGTTCTTCTTCCCTGTTTAATATCCCTTATTG GGCTGGTGGAGGGGGTGCGGGAGCTGCATCTGATGTCAGGAAACCATCAGCATGTACATCATGTGGGAGACTCCCTCACACTCGTCTGCAG GGGTTCACGGAGGCTGAACTGGACCCTCCCCGGCAGAGACCTGCTCTCTGAGGGAGTCCGTGTGGAAGACTGCTCCCAGAGGAAGCAGCACTGCAAGAGGCTGCTCCTGCACAACCTCACATACAATGACACTGGCTATTATGAATGCAGCTCACCCAGACACGCAAAATCCATTTATGTGTTTGTCGAAG ATCACGCTCAACCTTTCATGGAACCCTTCATAAACAGTCCACAGGTGCTGTTCTCCTACAGACATGACAAGTCTGTCCTAATACCCTGCAGAACAACATCACCTGACTTTAATGTCACCCTGGAGACT GCCCCACCTATCTCAGAAGATCTCAAAACAAAGGTGAAATGGGATCCTAAGGAAGGTTTTACTCTTCCGTACAAAACCATGTGGGACTCCTATTTTATGCTGACATGCTCAACCACTGTCAGTGGCAGGACATACACGTCCAAGTACATTATTCAAAGATTAA CTAAAGTACTGAAGAATGTGAAGATCATCCGCCCACATCGTGATGAACCTGTGGAGCGTCTAGTCGGGGAGAAACTAGTCCTTAATTGCTCAGGAGAGACCAAGTCGTCTGGCAGAATCATATTTAAATGGCAACACCCCAAT GGTACTCTTATGTCTGGCAAAAACTTCGGACCCGAAGGCTATGAAATCAATCGCATAATGACTAGTGTACTCACTTTACCCAGCATAACAATGCAGGACACGGGGAATTACACGTGCATCGCCGAGGTTGAGAACCAAAAGAACAGCACGGCAGAGGTCATCGTCTACA aGCATCCATTTTTGAAACTGGAACACCAAGGTCCTCAAACCAATACAGTTCAGGAATTTAACAAAGTGATGTTTGAACCTTTTGTCCATACTTATCCAAAACCCAAAGAAGTTGAAGTGATTTG GTATAAGAATAATGTGCGCATCCCGAAGAATGCCACATGCTATCATATGTCGCGCCGCAAGCTCATCATCAAAGAAGTGAAGTGGGAACATACGGGGCTCTACACCGTGGAGGTGAAGAACGCAGCCAGCGGCCTGACCCGCAGTCTCAACTACAGCCTGGTGGTGGAGG TGAAGCCGGTGATTCTTGAGGAGGGCGTGATGACCAAGGAGCCGCGCTCCATCACCCAAGGCCAGCCTCAGCACCTCACCTGCACTGCATTTGGCTACCCCATGCCAGAGGTCACCTGGTTCTGGCAGCCCTGCGACCCCAATCCAGACTTTCAAGA GTGCAGACTGCTGAGTGAACCCTTAGCAGTGCGGGTTCAAATGGAAGAGGACTACCCACACAACTGGGTTGAGATGATCGACAGCAAGTCCGCAGAGTTGAAGGGTGTAAACAAG ACCATTAGCACCCTGGTGGTGGCAGCAGCCAATGTGTCAGGCGTTTATTCCTGTGAAGCCATCAACAAAGTTGGCAAACACAAAATGGACACAATTTTCTACGTCAATG ATGGTTCAGAGTCGTTAGAAATATCTCCCGACACAGCCATTGAGGGGTCTGACGTCACACTGACTTGTCGGGCTACACGATACCTCTACAGTAACGCGCACTGGTATGATGCATTCAACCGAACCATCCTGGGAATAGAAGAACAAAACAGGCTGTACACCTCTGTGTCCATCATGGTGCAGAATGTGTCCAGAAACTTCACAGAGGAGTACCACTGCAGGGCCCTCAACCTCTTCACAGGGAAAGAGATCCAGAAATCTGCTGCACTTGTTATCAATG AGAGGAAGATCCCATCCCTGAGACAGAACCTGACCGAACAGGATGtgaacagcagcagcactctGATGCTGACCTGCCTCGCCCAGGGCGTTCCACAGCCCAACATCACATGGTACAGAAATGACCTTCCGGTGGTTGAAGGACAAG GGGTCAGCCTGATGGCTGAGGGGGTCTTAGTCATCCAGCGGGTGAAGAAGGAGGATGAGGGCATGTATGAGTGCCGCGCCACCAATGATATGGGAGTGGTGGCGTCCAGTGCCTTCGTCCGGGTTGTTG GAGATGAGGGCAAAGCCAACATTGAAGTCATAGTGCTGGTGTGCACCGGCGCAGCAGCCACCTTCCTCTGGATCATGCTGATCCTCTTCATCCGCAAACTCAGAAAG CCCAGCCCTGCGGACATCAAAGCTGGTTACCTGTCCATCATCATGGACCCTGACCACATGCCTCTGGACGAGCAGTGTGACCGCCTCCCATACGATAGCAACAAGTGGGAGTTTCCCCGAGACCGCCTCCGACTTG GTAAAACTCTGGGGCACGGGGCCTTCGGGAAGGTGGTGGAGGCCTCTGCCTTTGGGATTGATAAGCTGTCGACATGCAAGACGGTAGCGGTAAAAATGCTCAAAG GCGGAGCCACGAATAATGAGTGGAAAGCGCTCATGTCTGAGCTGAAAATACTGATTCACATCGGCCATCACCTCAACGTGGTCAACCTACTGGGAGCCTGCACCAAGCCTGGAG GGCCCCTAATGATTATTGTGGAGTTCTGCAAGTATGGCAATCTGTCCAACTACCTAAGGAGCAAGCGGGCTGACTTTGTGGTTTATAAG AGTCAGGATGGCAAGGCTCTGCCCTCGGGCTCCGGCTGTGACCTGAGCGAGCTCATCAAGCGCCGTCTGGAGAGCGTGGCCAGCACCGGAAGCTCCGCCAGCTCCGGCTTCATCGAAGATAAGAGCTACTGCGAttcggaggaagaggaggaag AATCTGAGGACTTGTATAAGCGGGTTCTGACCATGGAGGACTTGATTTGTTACAGCTTCCAAGTGGCGAAAGGCATGGAGTTCTTGGCATCGCGAAAA TGCATCCATCGTGACTTGGCTGCCAGAAACATTTTGTTGTCTGAAAACAATGTGGTGAAGATATGTGATTTTGGCCTTGCAAGAGACGTCTATAAAGACCCTGATTACGTGCGCAAAGGAGAT GCCAGACTTCCCCTGAAGTGGATGGCACCAGAGGCCATTTTTGACAAGATCTACACTACGCAGAGTGATGTGTGGTCATTCGGCGTTCTCATGTGGGAGATCTTCTCGCTGG GTGCGTCCCCATATCCTGGCGTACAAATTGATGAAGAGTTCTGCTGCCGACTGAAGGAGGGCACCAGGATGAAGGCACCTGAATACTCCTCCTCAGAGAT ATACCAGACCATGCTGGACTGCTGGCAGGGGAACCCTGTGGAAAGACCCACATTCACAGAGCTGGTGGAGACACTCGGGGACCTTCTGCAGGCCAGTGTGCAACAG GAAGGGAAGCATTACATCCCCATCAACACGGCCCTGCTGACCAAAGAGGCCAAGCCCTCCAGCCCTGCACCGACAGAGGAGTCCTCCAGCCGGCCACTCTCCCAGAGGGACTCGGGCACATG GAACATTAAGATCCGACCCGCTAGCGTGAAGACCTTCGATGAGGTAACCATGGAGAATGGGACAAATGATATCCATGAG GGGGGACAGTCAGATAGTGGAATGGGCCTGTCCTCAGATAGTATGAAGACACTGAAGCGCTTGGAGTCCCTGGCCAGGCCCTTGAGCATCATGGCTCTGGC